Below is a window of Streptomyces spongiicola DNA.
GCGGCGGCAAGATCATCGACGTGGCCAAGTACGCCTCGGCCCGGGTCGGGCTGCCCCTGGTGGCCGTGGCGACCAACCTCGCGCACGACGGCCTCTGCTCCCCGGTCGCCACGCTCGACAACGACAACGGGCGCGGCTCCTACGGCGTCCCGACGCCCATCGCCGTGGTGATCGACCTGGAGGTCATCCGCGAGGCCCCGGTGCGCTTCGTCCGGGCCGGCATCGGCGACACCGTCTCCAACATCTCCGCCATCGCCGACTGGGAGCTGTCCCACCGGGTCACCGGCGAGAAGGTCGACGGCCTGGCCGCGGCCATGGCCCGTACCGCGGGCGAGTCGGTGCTGCGCCACCCCGGGGGCGTCGGAGACGACGGTTTCCTCACCGTGCTGGCCGAGGGCCTGGTCCTGACCGGCATCGCCATGTCGATCAGCGGCGACACCCGCCCCTCCTCCGGTGCCTGCCACGAGATCAGCCATGCCTTCGACCTGCTCTACCCCCAGCGCTGCGCGCTGCACGGCGAGCAGGTCGGCCTGGGTGCCGCGTTCGCGATGCACCTGCGCGGTGCCCGTGAGGAGTCCGCGCTGTTCGCCGAGGTGCTCGGCAGGCACGGGCTTCCGGTGCTCCCCGGCGAGATCGGCTTCTCCGTCGAGGAGTTCGTCAGGGCCGTGGAGTACGCCCCGCAGACCCGCCCCGGCCGCTTCACCATCCTCGAGCACCTCGACCTGTCCACCGACCAGATCAGGGACGCGTACGCCGACTATGCCAAGACCATCCGTAGCTGAGCTCCGACCGGTCGTCCACCCGGCCGGGGTGAAGGACCGGCGCAGCGGCGAGCACTGGGGCGGCCGCCTCTACATGCGCGAGATCTCGCTGCGCGTCACCCGCGTCCTGGTCGGCACCAGGGTCACGCCGAACCAGCTGACGTACCTGATGACGCTCGCCGGGGTGCTGGCGCTGCCGGCCCTGCTGGTGCCGGGCGTCTGGGGCGCCGTCCTCGCCGTGCTCATGGTCCAGCTCTACCTGCTGCTGGACTGCGTGGACGGCGAGGTGGCCCGCTGGAAGAAGCAGTACTCGCTGTCCGGTGTGTACCTCGACCGGGTCGGCGCCTACCTCTGCGACGCGGCGGTCCTCACAGGCTTCGGCCTGCGCGCCGCCGACCTGTGGGGAGGCGGCCGGATCGACTGGCTGTGGGCCTTCCTGGGCACCCTCGCAGCGCTCGGCGCGATCCTGATCAAGGCCGAGACCGACCTGGTCGGCGTCGCCCGGCACCAGGCCGGGATGGAGCCGGTCAAGGACGCGGCGGCCGAGCCGCGCTCCTCCGGGATGGCCCTCGCCCGCCGGGCCGCGGCCGCGCTGAAGTTCCACCGGCTGGTCCTCGGCATCGAGGCGTCGCTGCTGATCCTGGTGCTGGCGGTCGCGGACCAGCTGCGGGGCGACCTGTTCCTCACCCGCCTCGGTGTGGCGGTGCTGGCCGCGATCGCCCTGCTTCAGACGGTGCTGCACCTGGTCTCCGTCCTCGTCTCCAGCAGGCTGAGGTGAGCCGGATGAGGCTCGGCGCCGTGATCATCACCATGGGCGACCGGCCCGACGAGCTGCGCGCCCTGATCGACTCGGTCGCGGGGCAGGACGGCGACCCGGTCGAGGTGGTCGTCGTGGGCAACGGCGCCCCGGTAGCGGGGGTGCCCGACGGCGTACGCACCCTCGACCTGCCCGAGAACCTGGGCATCCCCGGCGGCCGGAACGCCGGCATCGGGGCCTTCGGCCCGGCCGGCGGCGATGTCGACGCGCTGCTCTTCCTCGACGACGACGGCCTGCTGCCGAACAGCGACACCGCCGAACTGGTGCGCCGGGCCTTCGAGGAGGACCCGGCCCTCGGGATCATCAGCTTCCGGATCGCCGACCCGGACACCGGGCTCACCCAGCGCCGGCACGTCCCCCGGCTGCGGGCGTCCGACCCGCTGCGCTCCTCGCGGGTGACGACGTTCCTCGGGGGAGCCAACGCCGTCCGCACGAGGGTCCTGGAAGAGGTCGGCGGGCTGCCGGACGAGTTCTTCTACGCGCACGAGGAGACCGACCTCGCCTGGCGGGCCCTCGACGCCGGGTGGATGATCGACTACCGCTCCGACATGGTGCTGCACCATCCCACGACGCCGCCGTCCCGGCACGCGGTCTACCACCGCATGGTGGCCCGCAACAGGGTGTGGCTGGCCCGCCGCAACCTGCCCGCGCCCCTGGTACCCGTCTACCTCGGGGTGTGGATCCTGCTCACGCTCCTCAGGCGGCCCTCGGCCGCGGCGCTCCGGGCCTGGTTCGCCGGCTTCCGGGAGGGCTGGGCCACTCCCTGCGGACCCCGCCGTCCCATGAGGTGGCGTACCGTCTGGCGACTGACGCGACTGGGCCGACCGCCTGTCGTCTGACGGTCCGGGATCTGAGAGCATCGGGCGTACTCCGGGACCCGGCCGCCACCTGAGGCCCACCGCCGCGCATCCTGAACACGAAAGTCTCGACTTGTGAGTGACACAACCCATGACGGCGCGATCGCCACGAGCGCC
It encodes the following:
- a CDS encoding CDP-alcohol phosphatidyltransferase family protein — encoded protein: MPRPSVAELRPVVHPAGVKDRRSGEHWGGRLYMREISLRVTRVLVGTRVTPNQLTYLMTLAGVLALPALLVPGVWGAVLAVLMVQLYLLLDCVDGEVARWKKQYSLSGVYLDRVGAYLCDAAVLTGFGLRAADLWGGGRIDWLWAFLGTLAALGAILIKAETDLVGVARHQAGMEPVKDAAAEPRSSGMALARRAAAALKFHRLVLGIEASLLILVLAVADQLRGDLFLTRLGVAVLAAIALLQTVLHLVSVLVSSRLR
- a CDS encoding glycosyltransferase family 2 protein; this encodes MRLGAVIITMGDRPDELRALIDSVAGQDGDPVEVVVVGNGAPVAGVPDGVRTLDLPENLGIPGGRNAGIGAFGPAGGDVDALLFLDDDGLLPNSDTAELVRRAFEEDPALGIISFRIADPDTGLTQRRHVPRLRASDPLRSSRVTTFLGGANAVRTRVLEEVGGLPDEFFYAHEETDLAWRALDAGWMIDYRSDMVLHHPTTPPSRHAVYHRMVARNRVWLARRNLPAPLVPVYLGVWILLTLLRRPSAAALRAWFAGFREGWATPCGPRRPMRWRTVWRLTRLGRPPVV
- a CDS encoding iron-containing alcohol dehydrogenase family protein, whose translation is MPVLTRLIPSPVVVDIRPGALEDLPVLLADQRISSGGRLAVATSNGSGQVLRERLAPLLPDADWYEVAGGTIDAAVGLADDIKGKRYDAVVGLGGGKIIDVAKYASARVGLPLVAVATNLAHDGLCSPVATLDNDNGRGSYGVPTPIAVVIDLEVIREAPVRFVRAGIGDTVSNISAIADWELSHRVTGEKVDGLAAAMARTAGESVLRHPGGVGDDGFLTVLAEGLVLTGIAMSISGDTRPSSGACHEISHAFDLLYPQRCALHGEQVGLGAAFAMHLRGAREESALFAEVLGRHGLPVLPGEIGFSVEEFVRAVEYAPQTRPGRFTILEHLDLSTDQIRDAYADYAKTIRS